In Paenibacillus ihbetae, the following are encoded in one genomic region:
- a CDS encoding flagellar hook-basal body protein, with protein sequence MLRGLYTAASGMMTQEQRHNTVTQNIANLNTTGYKAVNSVQRSFPEVLVSMIGGNDPSQTSRKLGKFNTGVYAEESISLYTEGALRETGKSTDFALVSSFSVENPATGENVAFDASGRYVDENGDVIYRPEGFFTVRNENGDIRYTRNGSFRVSPDGSLLSEAGYQVLDNNNTPIVLTGSARNFTVDEQGQIIDADGNGTGTYLGISIVSEPHGLIREGNGVFRMNDPDGEVRFMTAADNGEIRQGFIEGSNVDPTQSMVELNAALRAYETNQRIVQYYDKTLEKAVNEIGRV encoded by the coding sequence TTGCTAAGAGGACTTTATACCGCAGCTTCGGGGATGATGACCCAGGAGCAGCGCCACAATACCGTAACCCAGAATATTGCGAACCTGAACACGACTGGCTATAAGGCCGTCAATAGCGTGCAGCGCTCATTCCCGGAAGTGCTCGTCTCGATGATCGGCGGAAACGATCCTTCCCAAACGAGCCGGAAGCTCGGCAAGTTCAACACCGGTGTCTATGCGGAGGAGAGCATCTCCTTATATACCGAGGGAGCTTTGCGCGAGACCGGGAAAAGCACGGATTTTGCGCTGGTGTCATCCTTCAGCGTCGAGAATCCGGCCACGGGGGAAAATGTTGCTTTCGATGCCTCGGGACGATATGTAGACGAGAATGGGGACGTTATTTACCGGCCGGAAGGCTTTTTCACCGTTCGGAACGAGAATGGCGATATCCGCTACACCCGCAACGGCAGCTTCCGGGTCAGCCCGGATGGCAGCCTGCTGAGCGAGGCCGGTTATCAAGTGCTGGATAACAATAACACACCGATTGTATTGACAGGCTCGGCCCGTAACTTTACAGTGGATGAGCAAGGGCAAATCATAGACGCGGACGGCAATGGGACAGGCACCTACCTCGGCATCAGCATTGTAAGCGAGCCTCATGGCCTAATCCGGGAAGGAAACGGCGTGTTTCGCATGAACGATCCTGACGGAGAGGTCCGTTTCATGACGGCTGCGGATAACGGAGAGATCCGTCAAGGCTTCATCGAGGGTTCTAACGTGGACCCGACGCAATCGATGGTGGAATTGAATGCCGCGCTGCGGGCGTATGAAACGAATCAGCGGATCGTGCAATATTACGATAAGACGCTGGAGAAGGCCGTAAACGAGATTGGCCGAGTCTAG
- a CDS encoding phospho-sugar mutase produces the protein MSEMSQRTKDTVQRWLNDPYVDEETKRELRALENDTRELEERFYRDLEFGTGGLRGVIGAGSNRMNKYTVGRATQGFAQYILDTHGQQKEKPSVVIAHDSRHFSREFALEAALVLAGNGIVAKLYPSLRSTPQLSFSVRHLGASAGIVITASHNPPEYNGYKVYNQEGGQLVPHEAEKVIALIQQVDSFAAVKKLSREEAEAQGLLVWLGEAEDQAFIDTVAAVSVNREAIASRLADDFKIVFTPLHGTGHEPVKRVLETIGFKHIYVVPEQQQPDADFSTVKSPNPEEREAFTLAMKLGEEVGADILIGTDPDADRMGAVVKNRQGEYVVLTGNQSGAIMIHYLMSQLKEAGKLPNNGAVIKTIVTSEMGAAIAEHYGATVLNTLTGFKYIGEKMTQFEQSGSHTFLFGYEESYGYLAGNYARDKDAVLASMLICEAAAYYKGQGKTLYDVLQELYEQFGYFLEKLESRTLKGKDGVAQIAAKMSDWRDNPPQEIGGIKIEQVLDYANGLDGLPKENVLKYLLEDGSWFCLRPSGTEPKIKVYFAVRGASAADAQQKIQTLVEHVMARVDA, from the coding sequence ATGTCAGAGATGAGTCAGAGAACGAAGGACACGGTTCAGCGCTGGTTAAACGACCCTTATGTCGATGAAGAGACAAAGCGGGAGCTCCGTGCACTGGAGAATGATACCCGTGAGCTGGAGGAGCGGTTCTACCGCGATCTGGAGTTCGGCACAGGCGGACTTCGCGGCGTGATCGGCGCCGGCAGCAATCGGATGAATAAATATACGGTAGGACGCGCGACGCAAGGCTTCGCGCAATATATTCTGGATACCCATGGTCAACAGAAAGAGAAGCCTTCGGTCGTCATCGCTCATGATTCAAGGCATTTCTCGCGGGAGTTTGCGCTCGAGGCCGCTCTGGTGCTTGCCGGTAACGGCATTGTAGCCAAGTTGTATCCGTCGCTGCGCTCCACGCCGCAATTATCGTTCAGCGTCCGTCATTTGGGTGCCTCGGCAGGTATCGTTATCACGGCAAGCCATAATCCTCCGGAGTATAACGGCTACAAGGTTTACAATCAGGAGGGAGGCCAGCTGGTTCCGCATGAAGCGGAGAAGGTCATCGCCCTGATCCAGCAGGTGGATTCCTTTGCCGCCGTGAAGAAGCTTTCGAGGGAGGAAGCGGAAGCGCAGGGACTGCTCGTATGGCTTGGCGAAGCTGAGGATCAAGCCTTCATCGATACGGTTGCTGCCGTTTCCGTTAATCGGGAAGCGATTGCCTCCCGGCTTGCCGATGATTTCAAAATCGTGTTTACTCCGCTGCATGGCACGGGGCATGAGCCGGTTAAACGGGTCCTCGAGACGATCGGATTCAAGCATATTTATGTGGTGCCTGAGCAGCAGCAGCCGGATGCCGATTTCTCCACGGTGAAATCTCCGAATCCGGAGGAGCGCGAAGCGTTTACGCTGGCCATGAAGCTTGGCGAGGAAGTCGGCGCCGATATTCTGATCGGTACCGATCCCGATGCTGACCGTATGGGAGCCGTAGTCAAGAACCGTCAAGGAGAATATGTCGTGCTGACCGGCAATCAGTCCGGTGCGATCATGATTCATTATCTGATGAGCCAGCTGAAGGAAGCAGGCAAGCTGCCGAACAACGGGGCGGTTATCAAGACGATCGTGACCAGCGAAATGGGCGCAGCCATTGCCGAGCATTACGGTGCAACGGTGCTGAATACGTTGACGGGCTTTAAGTATATCGGCGAGAAAATGACGCAGTTCGAGCAGTCCGGCAGCCATACGTTCTTGTTCGGCTATGAGGAAAGCTACGGCTACCTCGCAGGCAATTATGCCCGGGATAAAGACGCGGTGCTGGCCTCCATGCTGATTTGCGAAGCGGCCGCTTACTATAAAGGACAAGGAAAGACCTTGTATGATGTCCTCCAGGAGCTGTACGAGCAATTCGGTTATTTCCTGGAAAAGCTCGAGTCCCGGACCTTGAAAGGGAAGGATGGCGTAGCGCAAATCGCGGCAAAAATGTCGGATTGGCGAGACAATCCTCCGCAGGAAATCGGCGGCATCAAGATCGAGCAGGTGCTTGATTACGCGAACGGATTGGACGGCCTGCCGAAAGAAAATGTACTCAAGTACTTGCTTGAGGACGGCTCCTGGTTCTGCTTGAGACCATCGGGCACCGAGCCGAAGATTAAGGTGTATTTCGCGGTTCGCGGAGCTTCCGCTGCAGATGCGCAGCAGAAAATTCAAACGCTGGTTGAGCATGTAATGGCCCGCGTCGACGCTTGA
- a CDS encoding flagellar hook-basal body protein: protein MNNSMISAMVSMNALQQRLDVIADNVANVNTVGYKKREASFEDVLTQVQQHHQDFDRPGRATPLGYTLGYGMRLSSLEMNMDQGAPRETGNPLDLMIEGQAMFAVQAGETVVYTREGAFDVSPDPNNAENVLLVNSQGYPVLDVANRPISLPANGKVAVNDNGQIILERGGTRSVAAALKLVELNRPEGLVSIGDNQFVLGNGLAEGDVFDLTPRNPVDPARSKVLSGYVEQSNVDLTQEMTKMMEVQRAYQLASRALSSSDTMMNLANTMRG, encoded by the coding sequence ATGAACAACTCCATGATTAGTGCCATGGTCTCGATGAATGCGCTCCAGCAGCGGCTGGATGTGATTGCAGACAATGTGGCGAACGTAAATACAGTCGGCTATAAGAAGCGGGAGGCGTCTTTCGAGGATGTTCTAACCCAGGTACAGCAGCATCATCAGGATTTTGACCGGCCCGGGCGCGCGACGCCGCTAGGCTATACGCTTGGCTACGGGATGCGGTTATCCTCCCTCGAGATGAACATGGATCAAGGGGCTCCGCGGGAAACCGGCAACCCGCTCGATCTGATGATTGAGGGACAAGCCATGTTTGCCGTTCAGGCAGGCGAAACGGTCGTCTATACCCGGGAAGGTGCTTTTGATGTTTCTCCGGATCCGAACAACGCCGAGAATGTGCTGCTGGTGAATTCCCAGGGCTATCCGGTGCTGGACGTTGCCAATCGTCCGATTTCGCTGCCGGCTAACGGCAAGGTTGCAGTCAATGACAATGGGCAGATCATCCTGGAGAGGGGTGGAACCCGCTCGGTTGCAGCTGCATTAAAGCTGGTCGAGCTGAATCGTCCCGAGGGACTTGTATCCATAGGGGATAATCAGTTCGTGCTCGGTAATGGGCTTGCCGAAGGGGACGTATTCGACCTGACTCCGCGGAATCCGGTTGATCCGGCAAGATCGAAGGTCCTGTCCGGCTATGTAGAGCAGTCCAACGTCGACCTGACACAGGAAATGACCAAAATGATGGAAGTTCAGCGGGCTTATCAGCTGGCTTCGCGGGCACTCAGCTCGAGCGACACTATGATGAACCTTGCCAACACTATGCGAGGGTAG
- a CDS encoding M23 family metallopeptidase: MNEQNKNTKPHEEAPKTVQGDSSATSSSWKKALSKRWVFPAAYLAAAAIILTLVWVYQDASQKTLKPQGESSTVSESVVGSETPAAEGKDGEAVEVTANAQSMIWPVADDVAVSVVKPYFDEESPETHQEAMVQYNDTFSPNLGIDLATADDQAFEIRAALSGKVTRVENHPLNGNVVEVTSGDTRTVYQSLNEVKVSEGAEVKQGDAIATAGRNELEKDLGNHLHFEVYEGDKLVNPEKLLPQK; encoded by the coding sequence ATGAATGAACAAAACAAAAATACTAAACCCCACGAAGAAGCTCCTAAAACTGTGCAGGGAGATTCGTCGGCAACGTCGTCTTCGTGGAAGAAAGCATTATCCAAACGGTGGGTGTTCCCGGCAGCATACTTAGCAGCAGCGGCAATTATACTAACCCTCGTGTGGGTCTACCAGGACGCCAGCCAAAAAACGCTGAAGCCACAAGGGGAAAGCAGCACCGTATCTGAATCGGTAGTAGGTTCGGAGACGCCGGCTGCGGAAGGTAAAGACGGAGAAGCTGTGGAAGTAACTGCAAATGCGCAATCGATGATCTGGCCTGTAGCGGATGACGTTGCGGTAAGTGTAGTCAAGCCTTACTTTGATGAGGAGTCCCCGGAAACGCATCAAGAGGCGATGGTGCAATATAACGACACCTTCAGCCCGAACCTGGGGATTGATCTGGCCACAGCCGACGATCAAGCGTTTGAAATCAGAGCCGCGCTTTCCGGTAAAGTGACACGCGTGGAGAACCATCCGCTGAACGGCAACGTTGTGGAAGTTACATCGGGTGACACGAGAACCGTGTACCAAAGCTTGAATGAGGTGAAGGTTTCCGAGGGCGCTGAAGTGAAGCAGGGCGATGCGATTGCTACCGCCGGCCGCAACGAGCTCGAGAAGGACCTTGGTAATCATCTGCACTTCGAGGTATACGAAGGCGATAAGCTGGTGAACCCGGAGAAGCTGCTCCCGCAAAAATAA
- a CDS encoding rod shape-determining protein — protein sequence MLSKDIGIDLGTANVLIHVKGKGVVLDEPSVVTIETDMKRVLAVGEEARRMVGRTPGNITAIRPLRDGVIADFEITETMLKYFIDRVGARSWHSRPRILICAPTNITSVEQKAIREAAERSGARDVFLEEEPKAAAIGAGMDIFQPSGNMVVDIGGGTTDVAVLSMGDVVTASSIKVAGDKFDEAITKYIKHKYKLLIGERTAEDLKVAIGTVRPGGRQAEMDIRGRDMVSGLPLTVTVSSEEVQEALWDPVSSIVLAAKSVLERTPPELSADIIDRGVILTGGGALLHGLDELLTEELRVPVLVAEDPMHCVVKGTGIMLDNLDKVVKKKF from the coding sequence ATGTTGAGCAAGGATATAGGAATCGATCTAGGGACGGCAAACGTGCTAATACACGTTAAGGGGAAGGGGGTAGTGTTAGACGAACCTTCCGTAGTCACGATTGAGACCGACATGAAGAGGGTCCTTGCGGTCGGTGAGGAAGCTCGGCGTATGGTCGGACGCACTCCCGGCAACATTACGGCGATCCGCCCGCTGAGGGACGGGGTCATCGCCGACTTCGAAATAACGGAAACGATGCTGAAGTACTTTATTGATCGCGTAGGGGCGCGCAGCTGGCACAGCCGGCCCCGTATCCTGATCTGCGCGCCGACGAATATTACGTCGGTGGAGCAGAAGGCGATTCGGGAAGCGGCTGAGCGCAGCGGCGCCAGAGATGTGTTCCTGGAAGAAGAGCCGAAGGCAGCGGCCATCGGCGCTGGCATGGATATTTTTCAGCCTAGCGGTAACATGGTTGTGGACATTGGGGGCGGCACGACAGATGTGGCCGTCCTGTCCATGGGCGATGTTGTCACCGCTTCTTCGATTAAAGTCGCGGGGGACAAGTTCGACGAAGCGATCACGAAGTACATTAAGCATAAATATAAATTATTGATCGGTGAACGTACGGCGGAAGATCTCAAGGTTGCGATCGGCACCGTTCGTCCGGGGGGACGGCAGGCAGAAATGGACATCCGGGGGCGGGACATGGTATCGGGACTCCCGTTAACGGTAACGGTATCCTCCGAAGAGGTCCAGGAAGCGCTATGGGATCCGGTATCCTCGATCGTGCTGGCTGCCAAGTCCGTATTGGAACGCACGCCGCCGGAGCTGTCGGCTGACATTATCGACCGCGGCGTCATTTTGACAGGCGGGGGCGCACTGCTTCACGGATTGGACGAGCTGCTCACGGAAGAGCTGCGGGTGCCGGTTCTCGTTGCGGAGGATCCGATGCACTGTGTGGTTAAGGGAACGGGCATTATGCTGGATAATTTGGACAAGGTCGTTAAGAAAAAGTTCTAA
- a CDS encoding DNA-directed RNA polymerase subunit beta, with protein sequence MSEPKSGAKRETKKESKSKEAAKPRSKTSGWKIAVRIMIPILLILALFGGMTFGYVVLGKQELSEVFKWDTWRHVFDLIFAP encoded by the coding sequence ATGAGCGAACCGAAAAGCGGGGCGAAACGTGAAACCAAGAAGGAATCCAAAAGTAAGGAAGCAGCGAAGCCGCGCTCCAAAACTTCCGGGTGGAAAATTGCCGTACGGATCATGATCCCGATTTTGCTCATATTGGCATTGTTTGGCGGCATGACATTCGGCTATGTTGTGCTGGGCAAGCAAGAGCTTAGCGAAGTGTTTAAATGGGACACTTGGAGGCATGTATTTGACCTGATTTTCGCACCGTAG
- the fabZ gene encoding 3-hydroxyacyl-ACP dehydratase FabZ: protein MLNIKQIQEIIPHRPPFLLVDKIVEIEDGKRAVGIKNVTINEPFFVGHFPEYAVMPGVLIVEALAQVGAVAILNVESNRGKLGFLAGIDGFRFRGQVVPGDTLRLEVEIIRLKGMIGKGKATATVDGRVVAEGEIMFALADKE, encoded by the coding sequence ATGTTGAATATTAAACAGATTCAAGAGATTATTCCGCATCGCCCCCCGTTTCTGCTTGTTGATAAAATTGTGGAGATCGAGGACGGCAAGCGCGCGGTCGGTATTAAAAACGTCACGATCAACGAGCCGTTCTTTGTCGGCCATTTTCCCGAATATGCCGTAATGCCGGGCGTGCTTATTGTGGAGGCGTTGGCGCAGGTCGGTGCGGTCGCTATTCTCAACGTGGAGAGCAACCGCGGTAAGCTGGGCTTTCTGGCGGGAATCGACGGCTTCCGTTTCCGCGGTCAAGTCGTGCCGGGGGATACGCTCCGATTGGAGGTTGAAATCATTCGCCTGAAGGGCATGATCGGAAAAGGAAAAGCGACAGCAACGGTCGACGGACGCGTGGTTGCCGAAGGGGAAATTATGTTCGCGCTTGCGGACAAGGAATAA
- the spoIID gene encoding stage II sporulation protein D, whose protein sequence is MKDSKYRMNVHLSDKEQASGRAVQANEDDVHPYREFTEGAAAPVLKWEFPEAPEPQAQGGHGRLGAEPPEPRVQGPRGNRGPVSGPDASGKSGQALRAAQTPPPGSPAGVRAPHGAAPDPGGPAAMPHGPQPAAGPPRSAPAAEGRAPRGGRTFRSRPRGLWRRGYAARRRPAAGRRRVRVHPAVWAIAGLLALALALPLLVVAPGNGQQEPLPPGPAPAPSAEPQAAEEPMVSVYLTRTDTVEELPLETYLVGVLAAEMPAEFQPEALKAQAIAARTYIVQRLLSGDRSGVPDPKAVVTDTISHQAYLSQDQLEKEWKQAGKEAELSKLKRAVDETKGMVMTYQGKPITASFFSTSNGFTENSEDYWKNEIPYLRSVESPWDIKISPKYKTIVTMNRAEFIDKLGLADGAIPVSAGGQGSGAPIIKILSYTEGHRIERLKVGDKTFTGREVREKLGLKSSQFSFKMVDGKIEITTYGNGHGVGMSQYGAEGMAREGYKAQDILKHYYTGISFDQTSNLLSLKESS, encoded by the coding sequence ATGAAAGATTCCAAGTATCGGATGAATGTCCATCTTTCAGATAAGGAGCAAGCGTCAGGTCGAGCGGTACAAGCGAATGAGGATGATGTCCATCCGTATCGTGAGTTTACCGAAGGTGCCGCCGCACCGGTATTGAAGTGGGAGTTCCCGGAAGCCCCTGAGCCGCAGGCCCAGGGAGGCCACGGCCGGCTCGGGGCGGAACCGCCCGAGCCGAGGGTACAGGGGCCGCGCGGGAACCGCGGCCCCGTGTCCGGGCCGGACGCCTCCGGCAAGTCCGGCCAGGCCCTTCGGGCGGCGCAGACGCCGCCGCCCGGCAGCCCCGCTGGCGTACGCGCGCCGCATGGCGCTGCGCCGGACCCCGGCGGGCCGGCGGCTATGCCGCATGGCCCGCAGCCCGCGGCCGGGCCGCCACGCTCCGCGCCGGCGGCGGAAGGCCGCGCCCCCCGCGGGGGCCGCACGTTCCGTTCGCGGCCCCGGGGGCTGTGGCGCCGCGGCTATGCCGCGCGGCGCCGCCCGGCGGCCGGAAGACGGCGGGTGCGCGTGCACCCTGCCGTCTGGGCCATAGCCGGGCTGCTGGCCCTGGCGCTTGCGCTGCCGCTGCTGGTCGTTGCCCCGGGCAACGGCCAGCAGGAGCCGCTCCCGCCGGGCCCGGCGCCCGCACCTTCCGCCGAGCCGCAGGCGGCGGAAGAACCGATGGTGTCCGTCTATTTAACGCGGACGGACACCGTGGAGGAGCTCCCGCTGGAAACCTACCTCGTCGGCGTGCTCGCCGCCGAAATGCCGGCGGAGTTCCAGCCGGAGGCACTCAAGGCGCAGGCGATCGCTGCACGGACCTATATCGTGCAGCGGCTGTTGTCCGGCGACCGCAGCGGCGTGCCGGACCCGAAGGCCGTGGTGACGGACACCATTAGCCACCAGGCCTACCTGTCCCAGGATCAGCTGGAGAAGGAATGGAAGCAAGCAGGGAAGGAAGCGGAGCTGTCAAAGCTCAAGCGGGCCGTGGACGAAACGAAGGGAATGGTTATGACCTACCAGGGAAAGCCGATTACGGCTTCTTTTTTCTCGACAAGCAACGGATTCACGGAAAATTCAGAGGATTATTGGAAGAATGAGATTCCCTATCTGCGAAGCGTTGAGAGCCCGTGGGATATCAAGATTTCACCCAAGTATAAAACGATTGTGACCATGAACCGAGCGGAGTTCATAGATAAGCTAGGGCTTGCGGATGGCGCAATCCCGGTATCGGCAGGCGGGCAGGGGAGCGGTGCACCGATCATAAAGATTCTTTCATATACGGAGGGGCATCGGATCGAGAGACTGAAGGTCGGAGACAAGACGTTTACTGGACGCGAAGTGAGAGAGAAGCTTGGGCTGAAATCCAGCCAATTCAGCTTTAAGATGGTAGACGGAAAGATCGAGATTACGACCTACGGCAACGGGCATGGGGTAGGCATGAGCCAGTACGGGGCTGAAGGGATGGCCCGGGAAGGCTACAAGGCCCAGGATATTCTGAAGCACTACTATACAGGGATTTCGTTTGACCAAACTTCAAATCTTCTCTCTTTAAAAGAGAGTTCATAA
- the spoIIID gene encoding sporulation transcriptional regulator SpoIIID, whose translation MHDYIKERTIKIGRCIVETRHTVRTIAKEFGVSKSTVHKDLTERLPEINPDLADQVKHILEYHKSIRHLRGGEATKIKYKKTGSNREPVATAKS comes from the coding sequence GTGCACGATTACATCAAAGAGCGGACCATTAAAATCGGACGCTGTATCGTGGAAACGAGGCATACGGTTCGAACCATAGCCAAAGAATTTGGCGTGTCCAAAAGCACGGTGCATAAGGACTTAACCGAACGTCTGCCGGAAATTAACCCGGATCTGGCGGATCAGGTGAAGCACATTCTCGAATACCACAAATCCATCCGCCATCTAAGAGGCGGGGAAGCCACGAAGATCAAGTACAAAAAAACCGGCAGCAATCGTGAACCGGTGGCCACGGCAAAATCCTGA
- the murA gene encoding UDP-N-acetylglucosamine 1-carboxyvinyltransferase: MSKFIVRGGKRLTGSVKVSGAKNSVLPIIAASLLGEVGESVIIDAPPLDDVITISKVLESLGAGITYQDEVIRVNAEHITTCEAPYEWVRKMRASFLVMGPLLARCGQTRISLPGGCAIGTRPIDQHLKGFEALGAEISLGQGYIEAKSNGKLRGAKIYLDVASVGATENIMMAATLAEGVTVIENAAKEPEIVDLANYLNAMGAKVRGAGTGIIRIEGVEQLHGVKHHVIPDRIEAGTFMVAAAITGGDVYVEGAIADHLGPVISKMEEMGVTILPDENGIRVIADKPLKSVDVKTLPYPGFPTDMQSQMMALLLVSEGTSVVTETVFENRFMHVDEFQLMNAEIKVEGRSAIVTGGAKLKGAKVTATDLRAGAALILAGLVSEGTTEVGGVQHIDRGYVNLAEKLSGLGADIWRISTEEPVTEKASMKPADDAEDSKLFNVQPTWA, from the coding sequence CTCTACTAGGGGAAGTTGGGGAAAGTGTTATTATTGACGCTCCTCCTCTTGACGATGTAATTACAATCAGTAAAGTATTGGAGTCGCTTGGTGCAGGCATTACATATCAGGATGAAGTCATTCGTGTGAATGCAGAGCACATAACGACATGTGAAGCACCGTATGAGTGGGTGCGGAAGATGCGGGCGTCTTTTTTGGTCATGGGACCTTTGCTTGCACGCTGCGGACAAACCCGGATTTCTCTTCCGGGGGGCTGCGCGATTGGCACAAGACCGATCGATCAGCATTTAAAAGGATTTGAAGCACTCGGGGCAGAGATCAGCCTCGGACAAGGATATATCGAAGCAAAGAGCAACGGCAAGCTTCGCGGCGCGAAGATATATCTGGACGTCGCTAGCGTAGGGGCAACGGAAAATATTATGATGGCCGCGACCTTGGCCGAAGGTGTCACGGTTATCGAAAATGCGGCGAAAGAGCCGGAAATTGTCGATTTGGCGAATTACTTGAATGCCATGGGCGCCAAAGTTCGCGGTGCCGGAACCGGGATTATCCGGATCGAGGGAGTCGAACAGCTGCACGGCGTGAAGCATCATGTTATACCGGACCGGATTGAGGCAGGCACGTTTATGGTGGCCGCTGCGATTACCGGAGGAGATGTGTACGTCGAGGGAGCAATTGCGGATCATTTGGGGCCTGTGATCTCCAAAATGGAGGAGATGGGCGTTACGATCCTGCCGGATGAGAACGGGATTCGCGTTATTGCGGACAAACCGCTGAAATCGGTAGACGTTAAGACGCTGCCTTATCCTGGCTTCCCAACGGATATGCAGTCCCAGATGATGGCGCTTCTGCTGGTGTCGGAAGGTACAAGTGTTGTAACGGAGACCGTATTTGAGAACCGCTTCATGCATGTGGATGAGTTCCAGCTGATGAATGCGGAGATCAAGGTTGAGGGACGCTCAGCGATCGTGACCGGCGGAGCTAAGCTGAAGGGAGCCAAGGTGACCGCTACGGATTTGCGTGCGGGAGCTGCTCTGATCCTGGCCGGTCTGGTATCGGAAGGGACGACAGAGGTCGGCGGCGTTCAGCATATCGACCGCGGGTATGTCAATTTGGCCGAGAAGCTGTCGGGCCTTGGCGCAGACATCTGGAGAATTTCCACAGAGGAGCCGGTCACCGAGAAGGCTTCGATGAAGCCTGCGGACGATGCGGAAGACAGCAAGCTGTTTAACGTGCAGCCTACTTGGGCGTAA